The Primulina tabacum isolate GXHZ01 chromosome 1, ASM2559414v2, whole genome shotgun sequence genome contains the following window.
TACTGAAAATCGACTTCCTATCATAATAAAGTATAAAACTGTTCATGTCTACTCAAAGCTCATaaaacgtgatgtgcggaaaagtggTCATCGGGTcgtgtgcgcacatccagcctgcctactcagagttcgacaCCTCCAATCTTCTCCTCAAAATGCTCACATACATCACACACATctactgagtctaaagactcaatacacatGTACCGTtgatagcaaatacatatacataatatgcgaaagtgaaaagtactgtaataaaATACggttcatgaacttaaaagcataaacgtaaacatgtcatggaaatcatatcgtgtcaaaatAGCTCATTgtatcatcatatacttatacatttactttgattgaattcaattcattagttgtaactttcgtatcagctctatttgatggatcaatctacgtataaccatggtaccggcggctgtcggacaacAGTGACAGTTTTatccatccactgtgcctaggtcTCATCATCATCGTACACATGTATCGtaagtcacaaccaactctcatccttcaaaaacatcaacattttcatcacttaacaaaaatcatacatatacgtaattttccttaaaaccaaacatgcaagTATGTTGTTcattaatttcataaaaatcatatacgtgaagcaaaaacatttaaataaaacatttcaaattgtgctcagggcgctgcaaGGACAAAATCTCGACTCATgtgcaaaatgaccaatttgccagtgaaaacccaaaatgaccagtTTATCCCTAGACCTCAAAATTTTGACCTGAAGGCAACCAGGCTTAAATCACAATTCAAAGATTCCTAATCAAGCCTTGTACGACCCAACCAAACCTTCATTAAACTCGGTCATAACGTCGTAACGATACCTCGATCAATATAACAGCATTAGAACCAAAGCTTCTTACCCTCTGCACTAGCACCTAGGCACCTGCACCGAGGCGCTGCGGCGCTTGATTAGCGCCTAGACGCCTGGTatcagcgctgcggcgctactAGGTGCGAAGCGCAGGAGCTGCGGCGCTCAAAATGCAACGCCGCGGCGCTAACCCTGCGCGACCAAAATACTAAGAAGCCATATTCTACCCTGTTCTCATCCCACTCAAACCAGCCTTGAACAACTTAATCCTAGCCCATCACTGGACCCTCCTAGACCTACTTAACCAAGGACCCATGCACGCTGCACGAGAGATCCACTCATCACAAGCCATGAAATCCAATCACCTAACCCCAACTAGCGGCTAGCCTCTTCGATCTCCCTTCCACTCGATCCTAGCCATGATGGGTCTCCCTGGACCACGGCTTGGACCCACCAGGGTCCGACCACGCCCTGGTTCGGCCCTGCATGACCGAGCCCTCAAAAGTCCTCCAAATAgttaaaatttacgtaccaGTTAAAAATATATCCCggtgggtaaaaatacccagccaatgcccattttcaaaaatcatacttaaaacacctaatattaaataattaaaaataattattctataaaaatatttttcctgaatatcctcggtctccgatcctcgttcgaacgtgaaatgcaacttaaatcctaatgcatgaaaatttaaaataatcacgaaataaaTCTTAGCCATGCATtgattatgcattaaatgcataaaatcatttaacacataatttaaataaaaacactAGATTGCATGTATTCAGGTTACGTCGTTTAAAGTTTCCTGAACCTTACACTCAAGttcgagcggcctttatccttattttaggcggctgaatcgactagaaacgaatttaaaatatacagtatttacaaatgagtttcaaaattgaattacgattcatttgtattaacgtataatcaaggactttatttatgctgattgcatgagtatatagataaagtaaaatgaaactataaaaaattaaattatattaaaataaagattgttaattacaactgagtcGAAAATTTCTTAGTCGTTGGCTTGAAAGACATATACACTAACCAAAAAAGGCCATGATTCTTAAAGAGACGAGAAaaataaaaacacgaaaaaaataAACTTTATAGAAAACTAAAAcagcaaaaaaaaatttaaatatacacaaaaataaaataaattggtCTATCTGGATTTGCGTTCATCTGATTGATCACAATCCAATAAATTGGTCTTTATCACATATTCGTTCTGATTTTCACCAAGTtctgaaaacaatatatatcAATAATATCCAATGGAAAAACCGATTAAATGAGCAAAAGATAGAGAGtcaatttattatattaaaccCAAAACCAAATTGTAGTCgagtaaaaaacaaaaaacgacCAATTATACTTATAAATTAAATGTTTGATAGAAGTGGTGTATTTGTGGGTATAGTATTAAATAATTGAATAAATATGAAATTGGTGACTTCTTTAATTTGTCGCCTCACACTCCCAACTGCAACACAAATGTTGACGTCATTTCCCCCTCTGCCAACTGCTACTTCCCTTCCTTAATTACTATCCTTAAATTTACAACTAGTTCGTGTTCATTTCTCGAGGTTCCCGTTTTTGCCCCTTCCCTTAAATTGTCCCTCAACTTTCACAAAGTTCAAActactaaataaaaaaatctgtgTAATTCTTTTATCCATAATATTTGGGTGAAATTTATGCCGCTTCCGATGTTTCTAGCAAAAAATCTGATTCACACAAATTAAGATATAATTTATTAGTAACACGAAAGCAGATGTCTTTCAAGGCGAATAAATATTTGCTTATTTCATAGTAGAATTTCACGACCTTccaaatttataaagtaaaatttactaaaattcAAACTCCGATTCAATGatcataaacttttaaaattgaaCTCTACAATGAAAATACCTTCACCATGAAAACTCCACTCCATCTCGATCAGATTCCTAATTTTAGATGCTAAACTAATTCTACACAACTCGTTATCAAAATTACACGAAATTCccttaaaaaaatatacaaactGAAATATTTAATAGAGTTGGTATTTAGattacattatttttttatttacacTTCATTTGTAAATAATTTTGACACatattttacatataaaattaaatatagatAAACAAAATAGAATATTAATATTAACtccatatatttaattattaaaaaatttaactcATCATAAATACAGGAACAAAGAAGGGGTATTTTAGAATTTACACAAAAAAGGCAATGCGAAAGTTGCCATACTCTCAACTATATATGTATAGACCACTCGACACACAACTCTCAATCAATCTTCCTTCCACCGAAGAGTCAACTTCAAGGATATCGAACCCAAAAAATGTCTCTGATAACAGATGAACTGCGAGCAAGCGCGTCGGAACTCTACCACGGCCACGACGTATGCTCAGAGAAATCCAAGTTCTTGCTCACGGAAGTCGGCCTGCCCAACGGTCTCCTTCCCCTGCAAGACATCGAGGAGTGCGGCTACATCAAAGATACGGGCTTTGTGTGGCTCATACAGAAGAAGAAATGCGAGCACAAGTTCGAGAAAATCGGGAAACCCGTGCAGTACGCGAGAGAGGTGACAGCCTACGTTGAGCCAAACAAGATCAAGAAACTCACGGGGGTCAAAGCTAAGGAGCTTCTTCTTTGGATCAATCTGAGTGAGATCTCTGTCGACGATCCACCCACGGGGAAGATCACGTTCAGAACTCCAGCGGGGCTGTTTCGGACCTTCCCCACGTCGGCGTTTGAGATAGAGGGGGCGGAGAAGCAGCAGAAGGTGGGGGTATTGGAGGGGAAGGGGATGGCCAAGGAGCCGGAGGTGGTGAAGGTTGGCGGGGAAGTGAACGCGGATGCTGCGGTGGAAGTGAACCAGGCTGCTCCGGTGGAACTGAAGGAGGCGTAAGGGCTGATCGATGGGGCAGGTGTTGTGTGGAATTTGGAAAATGGTATCGGCGCCTTGATCAACATGGGAATATGTATAATCCAccattttaatgaattttattttaattaaaattattatcaatatatatatcttggttttttatgttttgaattgacAATATTTGTTGATTTGGAGTTTGTAATGCTTCtctctcttcttcttcttttttttaatttgatttgattttcaattttcacGTATATTTGTATTATCGTGAAACTTGATAATTTCATTTTGCCAAAATTCCATATTAGCAAGATCAATCAGCATTTATATATTTcattgaaaaaattaaaaagaaataattatttgtaaCTGGTATTTCTgcataaattcaaaaataaaaggaaaaataaatttgagtcaaataaacatgaatttatttttctttttactattATTATCGTGATCTAATAATTGAGTGAGTAGTCATATTGCACCGATATATGTCTTGTAGAGAGTCAAATTTGCTCCCACCGATCACGTCTAAATTCAATTCCTATCTTCCTAGCACTTCTAGGTATACGCGTGTGTGACATGGCATACTTATTATCTTattaaaacattttttaaaataaaatttagtgaaaataatttttttggttatatatgtttctatttttatgattttggaTGTTATTAAACTTCACTTTTaatttgttatatttatttttgatcattttaattttcttctaaCGTAACATCGATACAGTTGATTTTATTCGTCTACtcaaagtgataaaaaaatgttgtttttattaaaaattattatgttaAAGAATTGAAGTACGAAAATATTGGACAGATTCATAAGCGTATTATTTTAACCATTATTATTTGTAATATTTATAATACAATATATTTTTAGTAATAgtcaaattttactatattttttttttggagataCTCTTATCAAAATAAAACGATAGCCAAAATACAGAAAATAATCCAAAGCTcaaagaaaaatttaatttaatcagTAAACTAAGAAAACAAAATGTAAAtacacaaattaaataaataaaatctatttaaagatatatttattttagaatAACTTTCATTATATAAAGGGAAAAAAACATTACGATTAATATCCATTATgtcaagaaaaaatattataaataaatgcGATGTGTATCGTTAGAAACTAATTACAGCAATAGTAGttattgtttgtttgttttttttttactaaattAGTCTCAACTTTTATACTTCATTTGTGAATCATACTTTGGACTCAAATTGTAGTAAATTTATAACACTGGGAAAATAACTTTATCGTTCAATAATTTGTCATATTTAAGATTTCCAGATcgttaagtatttaaattttgattttgttgcatgagCTTTTAATAGCTAGCTATTTTTGTCTGATCTTTTAATATCCGGCTAATTTTGTCCGATTGCTAGAGTAGCATGAGAGACTTAAGAAAATTTTGACAATACATCAGTATTTTTTGATATCAAATCCTACAAAATATCACTCGGAGCCTAAAAAGTCAGAATTAATGCACTCAACCAAactgtatatatttaatttaaagataaACTAGATAAATATCCTCAATTCAAGTTTCAATTTAAGATTTACTACCTAAGACATTAAAATTTAGTTTGAACTACCCAATTTTGacaaagtgataaaaaaatggCCTTGATTTAATAACTGTGTCAAAAATAATATCAGAAcagaaataaaattatttcaaatacataatgttttttattattgtgtaattaaatgtttgaggatgatatttTTCTAAAAACTTATGGATTGAACATATGTTCgaaattaattatttacatGACATATTCCAGTACTTTGGAATATTTACAAGAGGTTCTAACCAAGGTTAGACATCAGAAGCAGATAGAAACATATCAGAATCctaaggtaaacttatgattcataGTAATATGTTCCTAGTAATAGTCTCGGATTCATCTTAAAATGACCCTCTCTTTTTCcctttaaaattttactaatttttttaatatatataagcATGATTTCGAAAATCCACCAtttaaatttaacatttcataaatcaaaatactttaacatattaaaatctcaaatgcataaaaatccctaaatcgtcaattaaTCAAAAATCCTACATCGACCTTTAACAAAATCaactaacatcaaaataaagcataaaagaatatctttaataaatcataaacaaaaatcttgaaatctACTATCAATCTAATGCGAAAAAGAAATGTCTCTCATGAGTGTATTGCCTGCCTCGATCAACTCAAGTGTCAGCGCCTCCCTCGTTATCATCACTTACAACTTTCAatcctagtgagtctaatgactcagcgcgttctaaacatgagtagcaaataatatatatacaagcacatgcattaaaacatacttttatttaaaatagcattttttattatcataaatagataataaatcgtaaaatcatataATCGTAAAACTGTCagtcatttatcattttgggtgaagtttgatccttgaaagttaCTAGCATTTATcatctggtcgactgatcagtcttagctcaccattgcacATTGGGATGTGCATTAGGCACCGACGTAAAAATAATGGAAATACGAATATCATTGGGTTCCTTATGGGGCCTcgtcccgtaaacgggctcccaggccttctccctcacgataggggccttttccctcacgatatttcctaaaaatcatatattaaaaatattttgtcacagtcaattcacagcctttaaaacatttttatttccattttatttcataatatattatgactttccaaaaatagcatttttacaTTAAAAATTGCAGAGCTTTACCATAATCTTAAAATTCtatattttcatcaaatttATCATAATATATCTTTTAATGTGTGTTATGACCCTTCAGAACGCTGCCAAGCCTTTTCGTACTATCCAaatgtaaaatgactgttttttGCTCCTGAACAaaaaatttctcgtttttgacattttcttatttCCGTTAACTCTAGAGCGTCCCAGTAATTATTAAaggttaaattaaattttaatattttttatttggtttaaattcgaggctttcgttttaattctttaattagaaATTCGAATGAACGTTAAATTCTCGAATTATTTCAAACTTTGATATTTTcgtcccaaattttaaacatagactttttatacaTAAAATTACCCTcttgaaccatgactcgaccacCATGGACCTCGGTTcaaacaatttttctttttaagccAAAACCGAACCCTAAGCTAACTCCATCGAGCcactttcatttttttcttgaaCCATGGCCGAGTCACCTCGAGCCATCCCTTGACCAGACCTCCTAGGGACCCTACCGACCCCCCTGGACCACGCACTAGCCCCCAGCCCATGCATGACGCTCCTACGCATAAGTGATAAGTGCATTTTATGCacttatattattcttatacttcATATAGATTGTTAGTCTTTTGGGCGGAATTACGCgctttttgttgtttttggtgtgattgcaggtagcTAGGTGCGGCCATGACATGGGCGTGAAAAATGAACCAAAATGGCGCTTAGTAGAAGAGATGTGAGCCAAGCATGCGCAACTAGGACAGAAagattggcgcatatgcgccctcaAAGCCGCGCATATCAGTgagactcgcgcatatgagcgagcaATGCCCCAAGAAGTGAAATACCGAGAGCagcagcgcatatgcgccgctCATATGCGCGCGGCGCGTACATTCAGAAATAAATAGGCGTCGGCGTGTTTTTTTTGGGGGTTCCGAAATCTTTTTAGCACAGCCGTCACACCACTCGAGAGAAAGGAGAAAAAGTGAGAGCGCACGGATCACGGGACGCGAAGAACGGAGATAGAAGACGGTGAATCCGGACACGGAGAAGCACTTTCATCTCTCGCCAACACGTTCGTAATTCGGTTtcttacttttacgtttttttaatgattacaaacaggttttgtggtgaattaaattcgagtatgaactaattttattttctagagattgatgTAGTCGTGGTTGAACCTATGTGAACGACgatttgaattttcattgaattatttcatcgtgtttatttgtgatttcttgtttttaatgcttttgaattactggccataattcgattgattaCATAATTGAAATCTAACACTCGACagaggggattgaaattaggacagaagaaatcacatcgttagatatttataacgtgcaaaagacgtataactctgACGAATCCATAAAAGAACCTTGTTTACTTTTATTACGTGTTACGTaattttgaatagacatattaaaatcagtaatagGTAGTACATTTCTATTTAACACTCGATAGAGGGAATAGAAAATACTGTGAGTTCTTGGTTAATAACATGgtgcaatttaattaaatgttagtcaatgttaatttagcataggggagactcgacgaaatcatatctctagatttatTTCCTCAGTGAATTTTCTGCTGCGTgctagaattacaggaattgttaTTTTAGTTGAATTGATTTTAAACCAACTATTTGATTCGTTTAAATAAAGTTGAGCTATGTCAATGGTGGTAATTAATATAcagttttaaatatttactcttcgtgggatcgatatctgtactctaaccagtactaaaacttgacaccgtatacttgcggtagtgaaaatattcaacaagtttttggcgccgttgccggggagtaaaCTATTTAATTGCATATTGATATCACTACTAATTAGTCTTTACTTTAATTtagactttattttattttattttagttactTTGTTAATCTATAATCTTTTTGTTTtgcagtgcatgcgaagatttCAAAATCCCGACTTGCTAATTTTTGATCCGGAAATCGAAAGAACTGCCAGGAGATTAAGGAAAGCAAGGAGAGACGAAATTAAAGCGATGGCTGAAAACAGAGATAATCAGAATGAGCTCCCAAGAGAGGTGCCAATCCGGGAACATTTCCGCCCAGTCATAAACGCTCACTACTCTGGAATAGCTCGTGGAACTATTGCTGCTAATAATTTTGATCTAAAGCCCGCACTcatcaacatggttcaacagaaccaatttGGAGGAGCAGCCACCGCAGATCCCCATCTTCACCTCAGAACTTTTCTGGAGATCACggatacggtaaaaattaaCGGTGTCTCTGACGAAATTATTCGATTGCGCCTGTTTCCGTTTTCTCTCAGGGATCATGCTAGGAGCTGGCTCCAATCTCTACCGCTGGGAAGTGTTACTACTTGGGCAGATTTGGTTACGAAGTTCCTGTCAAAATACTTTCCTCCTGCTAAATCTGCTCAGCTGAAAATAGATATCACCAACTTCAGGCAGAGAGAATTTGAAGTATTgtatgaggcatgggagcgaTACAAAGAATTACTCATGAAGTGCCCGAATCATGGCTATGCAAATTGGGTGCAGATTGAGTTATTTTATAATGGTTTAGATGGGCCAACTAGAGGGAATGTGGATGCAGCCGCCGGAGGTACTATTTTGTCTAAAACACCTGATGAGGcctatgatttgcttgaacagatgaccatcaacagttatcagtggccaaGTGAAAGATCTGGATCAAGGAAACCTGCTGGAGTGTATGCTGTAGACCCGATCACATCACTTACTGCACAGGTTTCGGCATTGACCGCACAGATTGCAGCGATGAACAAGCCAGGCCAATCTACGTCTGATGTAGCATTGGTGACTGCTGAGGAAGAGCCAGTTGTGGAGGAAGCTCAGTACATCAACAATCGTGGCTTTGGAGGTTATCGAGGTAATCCTCCCCCTAATAGGTATCATCCAGGTTTGAGGAATCACGAGAATTTCTCCTATGCAAACAACAAGAACGTGTTGAATCCcacaccggggttcaatacacaAAAAGGGGAAGGAAAGCCATCTTTTGAAGATCTAGTTGGCATATTTGTGACTGAGTCTGGGAAGAGAATGGCGAGAACTGAGTCTCGTCTTGATAACATGGAGACACACATGGGCAATATGGGTGCCACGATGAAGTCCTTGGAAACACAGATTGGGCAACTAGCCAATGCTTTAAAAGATCAGAATCGAGGACAGTTTCCCAGCAATACCGAGGTGAATCCTAGGGAACAGTGCAAAGCTGTCACACTGAGGAGTGGCAAGGAAATAGGGATACCAGAGCCTACTGAAGAAAGTGAGGAGATTACAGTTGAGGAAGATGAGGAAAAGAGTGCAAGTGTTGGGGAACAGAAAGTGGAGGAACCTAAGAAAGTGATTGAGCAGCAACCTTTACCTAAGGTAAATCTTCCATATCCACAGAGGTTCAAGAAGAAAGGACTAGATGATCAGTTTGCGAAGTTTctggaaattttcaagaaaatacacATCAACATCCCATTTGCCGATGCATTGGAGCAAATGCCCAATTATGCTAAGTTTATCAAGGATGTGATGTTCAAAAAGAGgaaacttcaagaatttgagacCGTAAAGGTGACCGAAGAATGCAGTGCCATACTTCAAAGGAAATTACCATAGAAActcaaagatccagggagttttactattccttgtgtTATTGGTGGTTCTAGAGTAAATAGAGCTTTATGTGATTTGGGTGCTAGTATTAATTTAATGACTTTTTCTATTTACAGGACATTGGAACTTGGCGAGGTGAAACCTAGCACTATTACTTTGCAGCTGGCGG
Protein-coding sequences here:
- the LOC142544293 gene encoding uncharacterized protein LOC142544293, with translation MSLITDELRASASELYHGHDVCSEKSKFLLTEVGLPNGLLPLQDIEECGYIKDTGFVWLIQKKKCEHKFEKIGKPVQYAREVTAYVEPNKIKKLTGVKAKELLLWINLSEISVDDPPTGKITFRTPAGLFRTFPTSAFEIEGAEKQQKVGVLEGKGMAKEPEVVKVGGEVNADAAVEVNQAAPVELKEA
- the LOC142509795 gene encoding uncharacterized protein LOC142509795 yields the protein MAENRDNQNELPREVPIREHFRPVINAHYSGIARGTIAANNFDLKPALINMVQQNQFGGAATADPHLHLRTFLEITDTVKINGVSDEIIRLRLFPFSLRDHARSWLQSLPLGSVTTWADLVTKFLSKYFPPAKSAQLKIDITNFRQREFEVLYEAWERYKELLMKCPNHGYANWVQIELFYNGLDGPTRGNVDAAAGGTILSKTPDEAYDLLEQMTINSYQWPSERSGSRKPAGVYAVDPITSLTAQVSALTAQIAAMNKPGQSTSDVALVTAEEEPVVEEAQYINNRGFGGYRGNPPPNRYHPGLRNHENFSYANNKNVLNPTPGFNTQKGEGKPSFEDLVGIFVTESGKRMARTESRLDNMETHMGNMGATMKSLETQIGQLANALKDQNRGQFPSNTEVNPREQCKAVTLRSGKEIGIPEPTEESEEITVEEDEEKSASVGEQKVEEPKKVIEQQPLPKVNLPYPQRFKKKGLDDQFAKFLEIFKKIHINIPFADALEQMPNYAKFIKDVMFKKRKLQEFETVKVTEECSAILQRKLP